The Microbacterium esteraromaticum genome contains the following window.
GGGTATGAATCGGCTCCCAATCGCAGCCACACGACATCCCTCAAAAGGTGGAGGCCGGATTCGACCGGTCGCCCGATGATTCCGGCGGCCGATCGGAGTGGAATCGTTGACATGCCGTCCTCTTCGTATCGCCCCCGCTTCTCCGACCGGCTCACGTCGCGACGCGGCGCTTGGCTCGCGCTCGGTCTTGCCCTGCTCGTGCTGACGCTCCTGTTCGGCGCGTTCAGCGGCGCGACAGCGCCGTCCGGCAACGCGCAGGCGCCGCAGGACTCGGAGTCGGCGCAGACCGCCGACCTGATGGCGCAGTTCCCGAACGCGGACCGCCAGTCGGTGCTGGTCGTCGCGTCGCGCGACGACGGTGCAGAGCTGTCGGATGCTGATATCGCCGACCTCGAGGCCGTGCTGCCGGCGCTCGATGAGCACACCGAGGCACCATCGTCGGGTCCGATGATCAGCGACGACGGTCATGCCGCACTGCTGGTTGCGCCGATCGCGGTGGGCGAGAGCAACACCGAGAACGCGACGACCATCGACGGGCTGCGCGATAGCATCCGCGAACATTCCCCGACGGGCATGAGTCTTCTCGTCACCGGCGGACCCGCATTCGGCGCCGACATCGCCGCGGCGTTCGACGGCGCCAACATCACCCTGCTGCTGGTGACCGTGCTGATCGTCGCGGTGCTGTTGATCATCACCTACCGCTCGCCGGTGCTGTGGCTCGTGCCCCTCATTGTCATCGCGCTCGCCGACGGCCTCGCCGGCCGGGTCACCGCCGCTGCCGCGTCTTTGTGGGAGTTGCAGTTCGACGCCGGCATCGTCAGCGTGCTGGTGTTCGGCGCCGGAACCAATTACGCCCTGCTGTTGATCTCGCGCTATCGCGAAGAGCTGCTCACCGCTGATGATCATTGCCGGGCCCTCAGTGTTGCCTGGCGCCGGACGGCGCCGGCCATCCTGGCATCCAATGTCACGGTCGTGCTCGCCTTGCTCACGCTCGTGCTCGCGGTCATCCCGGGAACGCACGGGCTGGGCATCACCTCGGCGATCGGTCTGCTCATCGCACTGGCCGCCGTGTTGCTGGTGCTGCCGCCGGCGCTGGCGATCTGCGGACGAGGCATGTTCTGGCCCTTCGTCCCCCGGCCCGGGGTCGAACGCTCTCAGGGACGCGCGTGGCGTTCGGTGGCGACGCACGTCGTGCGTCGGCCGGCCCGCAGCCTGCTGGCGGGTCTGGCACTGCTCGCCGTGATGTCGGCAGGGCTGTGGGGCACCAGCGTCGGGCTGGACCAGATCGAGAAGTTCCGTGTGCAGTCGGAGTCGGCCGCAGGTCTCGAGGTCGTCTCAGCCCACTTCGCCGGAGGTGAGGCGCAACCGATCTGGGTGGTCGCCGACGCCGAGCAGGCCGATGACGTCGTCGATGTCGCGGCCGCCGTGCCGGGTGTCGTGCGCGCGCATCCGGTCGCATCGACTGAGGATGCCACCCTGACCAAGATCATGGTGACGAGCCAGTACGCGCCGAGCACGCCGCAGAGCCTCGAGCAGATCGGTGAGCTGCGCGCGGCGGTGCACGCCGTGCCGGGAGCGGATGCAGTCGTGGGCGGCGCTGTCGCCACCGATGTCGATGCCCGCGCCGGCAACACACAGGATCTGTGGGTCATCGCTCCCCTGGTGCTGGTCGTCAGTCTCGTCGTGCTGCTGGTCTTGCTGCGCGCGGTGATGGCTCCTCTGCTGCTCATCGCGGTGAACGTGGCCAGTGCCCTCGCAGCGATCGGCGCGGGCGCCTGGCTGAGCCGCGTTCTGTTCGATCAGCAGTCGCTCGACCTGCAGGTGCCGCTGCTGTCGTTCCTCTTCCTGGTCGCCCTGGGTATCGACTACACGATCTTCTTGGTGCACCGGGCGCGTTCCGAGAGCGCGAGCCGGGGCACCCGGCAGGGCATGATCGAGGCCGTCACGCATACGGGTGGCGTCATCACCAGTGCGGGTATCGTGCTCGCCGCCGTGTTCGCCGCGCTCGGTGTGCTTCCGTTGGTCACTCTGGGGCAGCTCGGTCTCATCGTCGGTGTCGGTGTGGTGGTCGACACGCTCGTCGTGCGCACCGTGATCATTCCGGCGCTGTTCAGCGCACTCGGCGACCGCATCTGGTGGCCGGGGGCGCGACCAGCCGGCGCCTCCCGCACCATCGCGGTGTCCGCAGACTCCGCCTCGGCGCCTGCGGAACGGCTCGATGGAGAGGCAGAATCGACCCATGAGCGTCGTGAGCGCATCGCTGAACCGTCCTGACCCGCCCGGTGCAACGCACACCGCCGCACCGGGCACGGGTGCGGCGGTGCGGGCCATGGAGATCGGACAGTACCTGATGGTGCTGCTGCTGACGGTCATCGGCGTCGCGCGGGCGGTCGGCGACGGAGTTGCGGTAGCGGTGGCG
Protein-coding sequences here:
- a CDS encoding MMPL family transporter translates to MPSSSYRPRFSDRLTSRRGAWLALGLALLVLTLLFGAFSGATAPSGNAQAPQDSESAQTADLMAQFPNADRQSVLVVASRDDGAELSDADIADLEAVLPALDEHTEAPSSGPMISDDGHAALLVAPIAVGESNTENATTIDGLRDSIREHSPTGMSLLVTGGPAFGADIAAAFDGANITLLLVTVLIVAVLLIITYRSPVLWLVPLIVIALADGLAGRVTAAAASLWELQFDAGIVSVLVFGAGTNYALLLISRYREELLTADDHCRALSVAWRRTAPAILASNVTVVLALLTLVLAVIPGTHGLGITSAIGLLIALAAVLLVLPPALAICGRGMFWPFVPRPGVERSQGRAWRSVATHVVRRPARSLLAGLALLAVMSAGLWGTSVGLDQIEKFRVQSESAAGLEVVSAHFAGGEAQPIWVVADAEQADDVVDVAAAVPGVVRAHPVASTEDATLTKIMVTSQYAPSTPQSLEQIGELRAAVHAVPGADAVVGGAVATDVDARAGNTQDLWVIAPLVLVVSLVVLLVLLRAVMAPLLLIAVNVASALAAIGAGAWLSRVLFDQQSLDLQVPLLSFLFLVALGIDYTIFLVHRARSESASRGTRQGMIEAVTHTGGVITSAGIVLAAVFAALGVLPLVTLGQLGLIVGVGVVVDTLVVRTVIIPALFSALGDRIWWPGARPAGASRTIAVSADSASAPAERLDGEAESTHERRERIAEPS